In the Mus pahari chromosome 19, PAHARI_EIJ_v1.1, whole genome shotgun sequence genome, one interval contains:
- the Ppp1r3b gene encoding protein phosphatase 1 regulatory subunit 3B produces MAVDIEYSYSSMAPSLRRERFTFKISPKLSKPLRPCIQLGSKDEASGMVVPAVQEKKVKKRVSFADNQGLALTMVKVFSEFDDPLDIPFNITELLDNIVSLTTAESESFVLDFPQPSADYLDFRNRLQTNHVCLENCVLKDKAIAGTVKVQNLAFEKVVKIRMTFDTWKSFTDFPCQYVKDTYAGSDRDTFSFDISLPEKIQSYERMEFAVCYECNGQAYWDSNKGKNYRITRAELRSSPGMIEPYNGPDFGLSFDQFGSPRCSFGLFPEWPSYLGYEKLGPYY; encoded by the coding sequence ATGGCTGTGGACATCGAATACAGCTACAGCAGTATGGCCCCTTCTCTTCGCAGAGAGCGCTTCACCTTCAAGATCTCCCCTaaactgagcaagccactgaGGCCTTGTATCCAACTGGGCAGCAAGGATGAAGCCAGTGGAATGGTGGTCCCCGCAGTGCaggagaagaaggtgaagaagcGGGTGTCCTTCGCCGACAACCAGGGCCTGGCCCTGACAATGGTGAAAGTGTTCTCGGAGTTCGATGACCCACTAGATATCCCCTTTAACATCACCGAGCTCCTAGACAACATCGTGAGTCTGACGACAGCAGAGAGCGAGAGCTTTGTTTTGGATTTTCCGCAGCCTTCCGCAGATTACTTAGACTTCAGAAATCGCCTTCAGACCAACCACGTCTGCCTGGAAAACTGTGTGCTGAAGGATAAGGCCATCGCGGGCACCGTGAAGGTCCAGAACCTGGCCTTCGAGAAGGTTGTGAAGATCAGGATGACATTTGACACCTGGAAAAGCTTCACAGACTTCCCTTGTCAGTATGTGAAGGACACTTACGCTGGTTCAGACAGGGACACGTTCTCCTTTGACATCAGCTTACCCGAGAAAATTCAGTCTTACGAAAGAATGGAGTTTGCGGTGTGCTATGAGTGTAACGGCCAGGCGTACTGGGACAGCAACAAAGGCAAAAACTACAGGATCACCCGGGCCGAACTCCGATCCTCTCCGGGAATGATTGAGCCGTACAATGGACCGGATTTTGGACTCTCTTTTGACCAGTTTGGGAGCCCTCGGTGTTCCTTCGGCCTGTTTCCAGAGTGGCCTAGTTATCTGGGATATGAGAAGCTGGGGCCCTACTACTAG